The Dioscorea cayenensis subsp. rotundata cultivar TDr96_F1 chromosome 16, TDr96_F1_v2_PseudoChromosome.rev07_lg8_w22 25.fasta, whole genome shotgun sequence sequence CTCAATTTTGATTCAAGCCAAGCTAGGCCCAGCGTGATCAAGGTTAATTCTTTTACATATGCTGCTCACTCAAAACCCTTGTTAACATCCATTTCAATAGATGTGCAGAAAATTATTCCTCATAATAGGAACCATTATAAATGAGTCATCTCATTATACTTAACAACTATTATTGCAAGGTTTTGCTTAAGAAGCGCACAACTCTCTTTTTTATATAGCTGCACTATATAGATCTCCTTGCTTACTCATATTCATCCTAAAACTAGGtccaaataacaaaattatttgtcaCCTATAAACAACATCCCTCAATAAAACAATCATTAAGAAACTAACAACTCATCACATCTTACAAAGTTTCAATACATGCACAAAAACAGAGAGCTTTAAAACTAGAGATATACACATgccaaaataaatatagaaaagatGTCCAAGGTTCTATGGCATTCATCAACTAATGCAAGCGGTTCAAGtctaataaaaaactaaattcaTTCCAACAAACATAACCAACCAATAGTGACAAAAACTAGAAACATATCATCCTTGAGAAAACAAACCAAGCACTCAAGCAAAAGATTGAACACCATCATCAACCAATGAATCAAAAGGTAAATTACCAACAGCAACAAATACCAGCTGAGCGATTCACAAAAACAATCTGCTCAAAACTAATGCTTCAGATCCCTATTTCAGATCCCTATACAGAAATTAACTTCAATTCAAAAGCAAGGCAAAGATTCCAAGTTTAATGGTCAATTCAACTGAAAAGCATCAAAAGAAGCATGCTTTTGAAACAATGGGGAAATAAGACATTAAATAAACAAGGCAAACCAATACAGAAGAACAAATGCATCATCCCTGATAAAATAAACCAAGTACTCAACCAAAGctgcaaacaaaagtaatttACCAACAGTAGCAAAGCTAGTTCATTCAATCCCAAAAACCATCTGCTCAACATTAATGATTCCAAATCCTATAAAGAAATTAACTTCAATTCAAAAGCAAGGGGCAAAGGTTCCAACTTTAACAGTAAATCTAACTCAAACTTtcaaaaaaaagataaatctttCCAAAATAACACGAAACAAAAACGATCAATCAAATACCAGGGTcgacctcaaaaccctagcttcGTACGGCGCCAGTGCCGGCGCTTCGCATTGTACCTGAAAACCAAAGAACAAGATTAAACACCTCATGAAGCAAAGATCAAAAGAATATGCAGATGAGATCAACAACACACCTTATTTTGTTGTCAGTACGCAAGCGGATCCAGTGAGGAATGGGCCTGTTCTGCCTCATCTTCTTCGCAAGCTTCTTCTTGATAACGAACGTCTTATGCGACGGCTACGCAacagaggagaagaagatcagGGATTGAAGcatttgaaaccctagaaaaccAAAGATTCGATGAGAAATGGTACCATTGCGGCGGCGAAGTTGGATCTCGGAGAGCGCGGCGGAGAAGAAACCCTAAAAAAGCGAGAAGATAAAATCATCCTTTTCTCTGGGTTTTATATTCGTGAATTTGATTGGGATGAAATTCGCAATTGATCCCTGATGTGCAggcacataattttttttatccttaaataaatgtaaaaatcatttatagtccctaagatatatattttatattatttcaaatataattaagaaattataaattgatgtacatatttatttttaaattatataattaatgtgTTAACTTTACATAAAATTGTAAACCCATGTGATTAGGTGCAAAAAAACATTATACCATTGTGTATGTATTACATTTACACCTCTATactgatgtatatatatatatacattttttttataaattttaagaatttgTATATAAACCCAAACAACGAGCActttatgtattatttaataaatccatgttaattttgaGAAGGGTATATGTGAAAAAATCTACTGgtatacataaataattttaagcTTTACAGGggcatatatgtaaaaaaacatttttcccattttatttgaaaaaaatcatatcgCTTGATTCTGGAACCAACCATCCTAATTTACCAGATGTCTCCAaatcacaatagaaaataataataatatcatatatgaCATCCATCAgaatataatatattgaaataagaGAATACCTTGGTTTTAGAATCAAGTGAAATGACTTTATTAGAAGATGCCTTGATTGCCTTCCATGTATTATGTGatttattagaatatatatttaaaaaattaacccacaaaaattataatttcagagaccaaaattatataaaaagtgatataaaatttatttgcacCATCAGCAGCACAATTTTAATCGCCTACATTTTTTAGAATCATTTGAGGAGGAGAAAGCTGATTAAGAATTCAAATCTCATGTAAAAGGAATTCTGCTCGCTTTCATTCTCAATGTTCTTTGTGGCATGAGCTCTCTAGGATTTCCACTGTTGGGGTTCCTTGGCTTATTATTGGCGACTTTAATGCTATTTGTTCCCGCGATGAGCACAAGGGTGGCTCGTTTTATTATTATGCTCGTAAGGCTCgtcattttgttaattttattaagactaacaatatgtttgatttgcactTCTCTGGTCCTAGATTCACTTGGTGTAATAAGCAATCGGGCGCAGCCAGGCGCTGGGCTCGCCTTGATAGAGGTTTGATTAATTTAGATTGGTCTTCTAAGTGCAGTTCCTATACTCTTCAGCATCTTCCTAAGATTTGCTCTGATCATGCTCCTCTATTACTTTCGATTAATGTTTCCAATAGATATAACCGCTGCCCTTTtcgttttaataatttttggttGGATTATGTTGGTTGTCATAAAGCTGTTCACAAGGCTTGGGATTTCTCTCCTAATGGTAATCATTTGCATTCGTCACTCGATCTCTTATCCCGCTCTTGTGTTAATATTTTGAACTGGTGCAAAATAGGTTTGAATAATCTTGATACTGATATTCGGAATACTGAGAATACTATTGCTTCCTTGGAGTTGGCTGACCCTCTCGATGAAGGTTCTCAGCATTTTTTAGAAGAGATGTATGCTAAATATAGTGATCTGGAGAggcaaaattcaaataaatggGCTCAACGTGCGCATTTGACGTGGGTCTCTGATGGTGACACTAACTCTAAGTTTTTCATAATGCCACTCGAATTCGCAAGCACTTCAATTCCATTTCCCAGGTACGGGATTCTATTGGTAACTTATTCTCTGATCATGCTGGCATTGAGAGTGCTTTTGTGAATTTTTACTCTTGTTTGTGGTTGAATTCTTCCAATAATTCTTTCTCTGATGTTTTAAATGCTATTCCTAATGACCTTCCTCAGCTTTCTGATCTAGATTGTGATTTTCTTACTCGCAATGTTACTCACGCGGAAGTTCAATTGTCGGTATTTGAGCTGCCTTTTGGTAAGAGTCCGGGTCCTGATGGGTTTAATGCTGAGTTTTATCGTTTCTTCTGGCCTGTTGTTGGGAATAGTCTCTTTGATGttgttaattacttttttactAATTCTACTCTGCCTAGTTCTTGGGGTAAGACCTTCATTGTTCTCATTCCTAAGAAGGATAATCCTATTTATATTTCTGATTATAGACCTATCTCTTTGTGTAATGTTTGCtataaaatagtttctaaaATTTTGGCCAATCGGTTGAAGCTTGTTCTTCCTACTCTTATTGGTCGAGAGCAAGCTGGTTTTGTTTCGGGTCGCTGTACCTTTGATAACATCATTGCTTTGCAAGAAGTTGTTCATACTCTGGAAAATGATTGTAAGAACCCCCTAGGATGCTAATTCAGATGAATGTGGAAAAAGGCTTATGACACAATCagctggagtgcaattcttgctactCTTACTAAAATGAATTTCCCTTCTATTTGGATCTCCTGGATAAAATCTTGTATTTCTTCTAGttcctcttcttttcttattaatggTCAGCCCACTCCTTGGATTAAATCCTTTAGAGGTATTCGGCAAGGTGATCCTTTATCATCGTACCTTTTTATCCTTGTTTCCCAAAAACTGACTACTATGATGAACTTTGCCTTAGCTAATGATTTCATTCCGGGGTTTGATAATCGTCTTAGAACCAATTTTAATCATCTCATGTTCGCTGATGACTTAGTTACTATCTCCTAGGCGTCTAGAAAAGCTGCTAAATCTATTAAGCTTTGTCTTGacttttttgacaatttttctGGTCAAATTCCCAATATCTCTCGGTCTAGCTGTCTTTTTCCCTTCTTGGCTCAATAAGCGGATGTCCAATAGGATTTGTTCTTTTCTTGGTTTCTCTGTTGCATCCTTTCCTTTTAAATACCTGGGGATTCCTATTTCTCCCAAGCTATTGGCTAAGGCCACATTTGCCAATATTATTGAGTGCATTAGGTTTCGCTGCTCTAGGTGGATGAACTCCAAGCTTTCCCCAGCAGCCAAAACAACTCTTATTAACTCTTCGTTGCTATCCTTGCCCATTTATCAGCTGTCTGTATACCTAATCTATGATTCTATCCTGTTGGAGATCAATAGGATTGTTAGGAGATTCTTTGGAGTAAGAGTAGTAATGGAAGGGCATCTATGCTGTTGCTTGGCACGATCTTATGGTTCCTAAGCCTAAGGGGGGTCTTTCAATTCGAAATCTCATTCTTGCAAAGCATTCTCTTATGGCCAAAAGAGTTTTTAAATACATTAATTGTGCTGATTATATTTGGGTGGATATTTTGTATATCAAATATGGCAGGCTAAATTTTTGGAAAGATTCTATTCCTGCTGGTTGTTCTTGGTTCTTTAGAGGGCTCTGTTATATAGCGATCAAAATCAAATCTAACATGAGGATCAATTCTATTAACCCTAGTTAGACTTCTGTTTTGTATCATCCCTGGTGCTTTGATATTCCTCTTTCCTTTTGGCCTACTTATTGTAATATCTCCTTAGACTTGGATTCCTTACTTGTTTCTGATCTTTGTTCCAATGGGGAGTGGGATTTTCAGAAACTTGGTTTGATATTTAGGGATTGCCTGGATTGCTTTGTCTCTAAAATGGGTTctattgatgatgataataacaaTCACTGGATCTGGTCTTCTAAGCCCCTGGACTGCAGTCTCTCTGCCACTGTTTATCGGTACTTGAATTCCTCTAAGTGTTGGACTGACACTTGGTACTGGTTGGAAGTTTCTTTGGGATTTGCGTGTGGCTCCTCATGTCAAACATTTTCTGTGGCTTACTTTCAAAGGCAGGGTTAGTACTACTGATTACCTACACTCCATTAACTTGGTCCCTAGGAGTCTATGTTTCATGTGCAATTTTGAGAATGAAATCAATTGAGCATCTCTTATCCTCATGTCGTTTGGCTCAGGAAGTTTTGGAGCCTTATCTGCAATAAGATTagtgtttcaatttgttttactGATGGGTTTTGTTCTGGGGATTGGCTTACTTGTGCTACTTTTCCTCCATTTGTTAAAGCTGTTATTCATCCTCGGCTTGGTACATTTGGAAGAACAGATGCGACAAGGTGTTCAGAAATTTCTCCATCTCCAGTCAGATTATTATTTCCAGGGCTATTGCTCATGCCAAGGACTTTTCTTGTGTACATGTTGATAAGCTGGGAATGAGGCTTATTCTCAACAATTTCACTTTGAGTGATGGTCCTTTCCTCTTCATTGCTAGTTTCTGGAATGAGGTGTTTGAGGTAGGTGGTTCTGGTTTCTTCTGTGTCTCTGCTaactatgttgttttgttgGCAGGTGTGTGTCTTTTTCTAGCCTCGAGTGCAGCGGATGCTAATCTGATGGCGATCATCCTAGCCTTGCAGTCCATGGTGGATATTGGCATCCTGATCAAGCATATCTTCCTCACGACCCCTGCCTCTTGTAAATCCATTTCGTTAGCTCACGCTGCTGATCGACATCTTCAACCTAGGATTTCCAGCATCAATCTCCTTCTTCATAGTGCGGGATGGCCATGCATGCATGTCATACCCAAGTCTTGGGCCTCCCTTGCTTTAAAGCGTGCATCCTTTGCTACCAATTTGCACatgctttctttgttttttcaggGCTGGGAGCTACCTCATTGGATTATGATAGCCTTTCGCAatgttggttttttgttttaatcgtttgtattcttttttatgcTGCTTGtctgttgtttcttttgtttttcggTTTGTAATTCTGAactctttgtaattttttccctatattaataaaatcagcTCTAAGAGctcttccaaaaaaataaataaataaataaaataaaataaaaaaataaaattggggaattaactcaaaaaaaaaaattactcccCTCACATATCATAATAAAACCAGAATCAAAGTAAAAGCGCATTTGACATTAACTTTGTGCATGTATTTTTGCCCACTTATGTTTGTCACCCTTCTTAAAAAAAACCCTCCAATGTTAACTCTTAATTGACTTCAATATTcatgaaaaagataaagaaataaaattacattattacAATATCACCACATacacccatttcttcaatacaTGCAGCCTACTTGATTCAACTACTAAATTTTCATCTTCATTAGCTTCAAGACTTTCAATTCCTGAAAATACCAAAAAGATAAGAATGCAGAGAAGTTACTACAAAAGTTTTCaagaagaaatgagtacatttgtttttttttttttttttcaaattaaatatcaataCATCATCTTGCCTGAAATTTCTTCCTTGAATGATTCATTGTACAAAAGGGATTAGGAAGTATTCAGCATAAAATAACTGCAAATTCAGTGCCCAGAATCAGAAATCACATTAAATATGCAGCTAATttcatagtttttgtttttcaaatttggCAAAGATTAAAAGTTTAAATCTAAGTCTTCTATTCAATAATCATCAATCATCagtgaaagaaaaacatttgaACTTGAATTTACTCACCTTCCAAATTAACATATAGAACGATGTTATCGATGACTTCTTCTTGAGATCAAGAGAGCAAGCATTGAACCAAAGAACAGAGGCTAGTAATCCATGACCAATTACCTTCACccgaagaaaaaaaatcaatatcgaTTGTcatacaaatttataaattagaaTTTTCAGTGATCAC is a genomic window containing:
- the LOC120279415 gene encoding 60S ribosomal protein L39-2, whose protein sequence is MILSSRFFRVSSPPRSPRSNFAAAMPSHKTFVIKKKLAKKMRQNRPIPHWIRLRTDNKIRYNAKRRHWRRTKLGF